caccAATATGGTCTAAAATGCCTGAAgatagtatatatttttttttttttgtcccttctgTCACTTAAatatctctgtctttgtctcacaTTAAAGACTCTTACTCAGTGTGCTCTATAATCAGTGCATGTCTATTATTGTAAACAGGCAAGGTaggtaagaaaatgtttttatcatttcatcacTTCTGCCTTTTTAGCTCCCTGCCTTTCTTGTGATCAGTTGGAAAACTTAATTTTGAAACTCTATCTACAGTAATGACAGAGTTAGCAGATCTCATCAGAAGCCCTTTAGTCCTGGGTTTTCTTTAAGTTTAAAAGACCAAGGTGTGGGGCAGGTTTTTTCCCTGTACCTGGTGGGAGAAGCCACCTTAAGGTATTCAGGAAAGTTCAGTATAACATTGTCTTTCCCAGGCTTGAAGCTCCCCACCTTCTGCACACACCAGCAGGTATGACTCACTCCTCACCTGTGGCAGCCAAACCTAGACACAAAGAACAGGACATGATAAGGTGTATATTTGattagatttaataaaataaaaattaatttgtacaCCAGGTTGTATAGTTTGATAATAacaatagttttacatttttgactttattttaaaccacTATGCCTCAGGTGTTTTAAGTTAATGTGGCTTATTAGATTTCTGTTGAGAATTTTCTAGTTTCTAGTCAAATTCACAACTTCATAATAAAATTTAAGTTGAAAATGTATGTGGCACCAACCATGTCTCCTAAAAATCACTGTTTCCATTCCATCATGTTCTGTCAACAGATTTTATTGAATGAATCCCTGTTTGGATGTGCCCAAGATGTCCAGGAACTTTAAATCACGACCCCACTTGTTCAGGTGATTGGGGTTGTGGTAGAAGTCTTTGCAAGCCCAAAGCCCAACAtgcataaatacagttttggCCAGAATGGAATTGAACAGTCCTGAAGATAACTGGTAAGtaacaagtaaaaaaagagTAGTAATACGGTTATAGTGATGCCCTAAAGAACTAATGTGGAGTCTTACAAACCTCAACAATTTGTTTcgattttaaagacaaatactAATTATATACAACTGAgcagtaaaattaaaagatgACCTATTAAAAATCTATAAATTAAGTTACTCTAAAATTTTTAGGTGAGCTAGACTTCAGTTCACTCAACATAGCTCTGATGAGTTTAAAGGTTACAGTCATCAATCTCGCTACCAACACAGCTGATACACTCCATTCAGATCGGACATATTGACATATAGACCTAACCTCACCCggttagagtttttttttttttttgtccttttgggttatcctgtgagttcagggtcgccactgCGGATCatggtctgcatgttgatttggcacagtttttacgccgcaacgcaaccctccccaatttctatcgggcttggactggcactgcacagctggggaggggaatgggctgttaggggttcagtgtcttgcccagagacacttccacatatagccagggctggggatcgaaaaactgaccctgtgttccgtggacaactgccaaaaagaaaaaacccaagCCAACCTGACATGGATCCTGGGTCCTGTCCTCGTTCTTTGAGAACCTCTTTGTGTTGGCACACAGTGCAGTAAAGTTCAGTTGTCTTCAGTTAGGTTTAGGTACTTTGGTTAAAGTTAGGGGGAAAATGGTGGTTTACTTTTTCTCTAAGACCAGAACGTAATCTTTCTCTAGCTCTAACAAAGTGCTGTATCTGTGTAAACATAACAATGATATTGAACTGTAGATCAAATCATTTTAACATAGAACAGATAACTTGCATAACTACATTTGTGACTTGCCagataaatacaataaaacatattgtattGTATCCTTGTCCTACTAAGGAGACAGGGTTGTGTGCACAGGCCCAGAGACTACTGAGAGGAGGGTTAAGTACTATAAACTGTGGGATTCATTTACGAGTGTTTAGGGGCTctaatatgtacatttacagataCTTGTGAAGAAAAGCTGTTTTACCTCTAGGTTATAGTTATTAAAgtcagaaaaaataataatagtaggtACATTACATTACTTACGTATTCACATTTTATGAATAATTATTTCAGTCAGCAATATTGCAACAAAGAAATGAACAAACTACATTTGAAAGTATGTATAACTTGTTAATTCCTATTTTAAACTGGCAAATAGTAGATAAAGTACTAAAACTTAGCGCCACCTAACCAGCTACAATATTAAATACTGTTAATATGTAATTTATTACTAGGAGGATACATGGTAAGTGGTAAGGAAATTTAGTTTTGGTATGTTTTGTTCACATATTTTGTCTACTTTTACTAAGGTAACTAAGTTCTTTCACCACTCATGATGAAGTAATCTCCCATATAcagctacaaaacaaaaataaaatatcagtagtatatattacaattattgcattacataaGCAAAAGGAATTGAATCCTAAATGAAAAATtgctgtttgtatttgtctgtaCCCTGTGGAATAGGAGCAGGTGACGGTGGAGAGGAATCACCAGTGGGTAATGGCAGGCTGGGGGCGATCTCTTCCTCTGTAACACATGCACGTCAGACTAGTGAACTAGCAGCAGCTTTGTAAAAAAGCTTACCAGCTGTACACATTTCAtgtcatacacacaaactctgTTTGGAAAAGTTTGTTGTAGTTACTTACAGAACAACTGCAAAGCCTCTGCaattgaaaaaagtgtttttatttttaatgtcagGCAGAGAAGGAGAATATGGAAGTGGATTAAAGGTAGGCTTACATCCCCTGATGCATCCACACAGTGGGCAGGCAGGGCAAGAGATTCTGGGAAGATACTCAGCTCTGTGATTAGAGGAAAGAGAGGAACATCAGAGGCCATGATGTGCTGCAGCGCTTTTGTGGTTGTGGTACACTGCTGGCCAGCCAGATTTGtagtaaaacacaaagaaacacaacaaaacaaacaatagcaCATACTGTAATAGCAGTGATGATGGCGTGAGtgtgaaaagaaggaaagaagggGTGATGGAGAAAGCagcaataaagtaaaataagtcGCTGTTGTGTTTTATCATTATGCGTGGAGTGACGTCTAATACATGCTGTTATGTCTACATGCTTCTGTAACAACACTGTGTAGTAAGGACACTGTATTGATTCATGGAAACTGACATCCAAGCTCTTGCATGCCAAGGCTATTCTAAGAGTGGGTATTTATCACCATGTTCTGACTCAGGGCTCCAGTATAAACAGATGCTGCTGGGACTGtgcaactgtgtgtttgttcagagTGGCTCATTTTGTCTGGAACTCTTTTCACCTCACATTTATGTTGTTCTTCACAGACTAAGCATTAAAGAAGTATTTGGTTTGTGTGGATGTTTCTAGGATTAGGTAATCCTACCTGACACctggaaaacaacatttttaacagaCTGAGTTAAATTTAAAGCAGCATCTCTATATGCCCTAGGCCCCTGtggatttcattgtttttttactaaCAATGAACCTATTATATTAAGAATGACATTCcatggtgggttttttttaagtaacaaaATGACTTTGGTTCTAATGATACCATACTATATTAAATGAAATAGAAAGGAAAAGTCTAGGCTGTACAGAGGGATGACTATGATGACAATGAAGATGCTGTGAAGGGAAAGCAGGGGTGCTGATAGCTTGCCTTTCTCTTTGGGGGCTGTCCAGTCCTGCATCTCCTCCTTCAGTCTCTCCATTTCGTTCTCCAACTCACAGTAtcttttttctgcctcttgTAACCGTCTGCTtgataaagaagaaaagactgAGTTTCTTATATTATCATATTCTATGTCTTCGAGGGAttttattaaagctacaattATAGACTGCCTCTGCATTGGATGATTGTCTTTTTTTGAAGGGTAAATCTGCTCCACTGTTTCAGATCTTCAAAATAAATCGAACACAAGGTTTTGTTAGGTCAGGCTTCATATTCACATCTggtcctggacttttattttgtaccccttTTTCCCATTTCCTGTTCACTTCTCCAGCTTTACCACTCATCACCTTTCACaattgtttacacctgttcaCCTGCCTTTTtgaacccagctctcccctctGTTCCCTAGATCATTATTTTTGCTACTACATGCAACATTCTGCATTCTGGTTTACCTGTCTCGTGTCACGTGTCATTTGGACTGTTGCCTGTTCTCTTGGTCTGAGGTTCGGTTGCTGTgttctttatttagttttgtcgTATGTTCAGTTCAATATGTTAACCGGATGtcgtttggtttattttttgaTTCCTGATCTGCTCTATGGTGTACATGTCTTGTCAGTCCTGTAGATTATCTATTCAGTTGGTCCCCTcctttaagttttgttttagttgGTTCCCATCTATTTGTGTTCTGTCTCCCTTTCCTTATGTTCATTTCCCAGTAATTCTGACACCATGTTGTGTTTAGTCTCTCCTGGTATGTCTTTTTCGATCACAATTTGTGTTGTAACCCTCTACCGGGCAAGCCAGAGTTTGTCCTCCATTctggagtgattttcagtttaCCTCTGATATCCTGCGTTTGGAAATAAATCTGTCTAATTCTcacactttttgtttcattagagattaatttgttgtgaattggtgctatataaataaagttgaattaatttGATTCCTTTTGAGCCATTACAAGGcctacttacacatgcttggaATTGTTGTCTTACTGCATAATCTACTTGTAACTTCTAAAGTCACAAATTGACCTTCAGTATTCTctgatttaaaacacataatgttttttttgtgtttttctcaagTATGACGTCTTTCAGAGCACCAAGAATTCAGTTTGTAGTGATTtgtcacacattttctttaagtAAGTAATAACTTGGGGGATGTCCATAACAGATGATACAAAGTTCCCTTGCTGAATTGTGTATTATATGTGTAGACTCTAAATAAGACCATAAGTGTAAATTACCCTTTGGCCAGCAGCTACGTGCATAAAGCACAATGCCATGCAATCCAACACATGGTCAGTGTAGATCGGTTTACGTGATTTACTTGTAAAAATGCGGATGacatgcttttgttttagaGAGTGTTTCTTAGCATAAGTGCCTTTAAAATTAGATGCCTCTATCCTCCCTACCTTTATCTAGTGTTTTCTAAGTACAGTTTGAAATGTAAGATAGTTTGTAACTCAAAATTAAGATTATGTTGAGTCTATGGTCTTGAAGAATGAGGAAGTAAGAAAATTGggcaaatatagaaaaaaaatcaagtttacCACTCAAAGTAAACTTTGATGAACTTGATGACTTACTTGTATGACACAAGTAAGTCATACTGCAATGTGAGAGGCACTgattaaaaatttgttttatttagcatGAACTGCTTAGTTTATTTTACTGCATAGATCAGCCTAAGATCACATACCTCTGCAAGTCCTCATCAAGTCCTGATATTTCATTagttttctcctcttcctcggtggtggtgttggtgggTGCATTAGAACCTTGTTCCAATGTCAGTGGGAGCTCCAGCAGGGCAGGCAGGTTGTCTGGTAGGGTCTCTGTGAGCTGCCACAGCTGACTCTAAATTCACCCCACAAGTACATTAGGCCCAgcacaacaagaaaacacaataaacaatttctgttttacatttgtaaaaatatgttattttaaatgctgcatGATTTTAAGTGACTTATGCACCCTATATGATCAAATGAGTTGTAGCATCATATCTGGTGATAAAGTTTACCAGTTTCTCTGTTGCATACAGAGCTTTGCAGTCCTTTAGCCTCGTGTGGTCAATTTGCATCATGATGTCCTGACTGCGGTCGATGGCACCTGTCTGACTATAAAAGAGAAAGCAATTAAACAATACAGAGCAAGACTTCATATTAAGGCCAGAAAGTAATGCAAATTACATAGAATGATAAATTTAAGTTCACCTGGTAGCAGTGTAAGAATATCCAACAAAAGCCAAGTGTACTCCTACTGGTGCTCTGTCCATTACATCAGATAGTGTCTCCTGCAGAACAGATGCCAAATTTTATACCAGCTACAATCTATATTATTTTTTAGATATTGCACCTGAATCCAAGAGTATCTAGAGGTGACTTTATCTGGACCATATATCGATTATAGATATGACATATGGAGtgtgaaatatgaaatacaCAAGTGTGTTCAATTTTAATGAATGCACATTATTATTAGTAATTTGCATTAAGAAATTTGAGGGTTCTTGCTACCCCTGAACCAAATGTCAACCATTTACTACATTGATCAGCGTGGCCATTATTAAGTTTTCTTTTAGGCACCAGCATCTGCTCCAGCATAAGTGTACAGTATCATATGGTGACTAGCATCTAAGAATACAATACCATTTCACTAAGGCAGTCATCCAGAATGTCAAAGTTGGAGGTGTCAGTTGGATTAGATACTTCAGGCATGTAGGGGGCAGGGAGTTTATGCAGGGAACCCCAGTCCAGTCCACAGAAAAATGGATGGTTCCTGAAGTCACTGGAGCCTTTCCTCCCCAGACGAATTTCCCTCTCACAGATGAGTCCAGTGATGAAGGAATGAGCCTTACCTGAAATGTCGGGGCCAGAAGGAGGAAACTCAAAATACTCCTGTAAAAAATAGAACATTTAGGTAGAGCAGTGTTGTTTATATTTCTACTTGTAATATTACAAGTTACATACATAGTTCCACATTGGCAGGACAAAGGACTTTTAGGGCATCTGATAAAGGTGAAcgaaacacagaaaaacagcaagtCAGGAGGTCAGGTCAAGTCCAGACTTTTTCCAGTCCAGTCTTTTCACCACCATGCCAACAGATAACCTTGATCACCTTCAATCCCCATGATTTAATACTTACTCACCTGCTCCTCCTTGCTTGCTCTTCCCGCCTTTCTACATCTAAAGACTTATTGTTGTGTCTATTTACCTGAAAGCTGTGCAGAGACTCGTTGGGTATTTGCAATTAATTTTGAATGCGTGTAAAAGGTAACTTCAAGTCTGAGCTGAGCTTTAATTGTTTGCAATCTGATTCAAAgtctaaaatttaaaaatgtgtttgcggacagataatgtgtttatttacctTAAAATGGATGATCTTCGCATACGTTTCTGAGATGGACTCTGAGTAGAAGGGTGTAGTCCCCAGCAGCATTTCATAGGCACATATACCCAGAGCCCACCAGTCACATTCAGGACCATAGCCTCCACCTCCCTCTACTGCTCTTAAAATCTCTGGAGATAAATAGTCAGGAGTTCCAACTGCTAAGGACGAGTGAACCTGCAATAAAATCCACAATCTGACAGATTGCCAAAAACAGTATCAAGACCACAAGTTCATGATCTGCATttccaacatttgttttgtgaaacTGTGTCTTACCATCCCGTCCTCTGTGAGCTTCAAACAGGAACCAAAGTCCCCCAGTCTGATGTGTCCATCTGCTGTCAGCAGGATGTTGTCAGGTTTGATGTCCCTGTGAAAGGTGAAAGTGAGATTACATTAATATAAAGAATGTCATAtgatatttttagtattttcccCCTCTTTGTATCGCAGTTGAGGGTAGTATacaccttttttgttttaacagtggCCCCACCCTCGGTAGCAGCTATGACAGGCAAGGCTAAAGCCAAGAATATAAGATTTACATGTCTGTTCAATGCACAGGGGAGCAATTtccagatccagatgtaaatcaCTCATCTGATGTTGAACTCTTTGTAACCCTGACTGGCTTTTTGAGTAAAAGTTTGGGGCTTCCCAGCCATAAATGCcatacaacacaacatcagcatcaaactggtggcctggtagctcaatgggtagcgCATCAGGATCCTATGCAGAAATCAGCAGGCTCAAATCTCTGCCTATCTACCAGATGTGTCCTTATATGAGAAACTCTTCAACATCTGAAAGACCAGGCCCTACCCTTATTAGTAAATAACCACACTCCTCTTGCAGGACTGCATAGGAACACAGTTAAAAGCCTCCAGGAGATCTGAAAAGCcacattttgtcttatttttcacCAGGAAAAAAGGACACATGTCATACAATTTTTCAGATCTCTATATTGGCTTCCAGTATTTGCCCACATCAGGTTTAGTGCATCTTCCTACTTGAATTCACAATATTCAAAGCAAAACTCTTTGGTTCAAGGGGACCACAATTGTGGATCGCTGTAAGCTCAGCAGGCTTACTCCTATTATTCAAAAATCTGTTGAACACAAACCTCTTCTGCTATCCTTAAATCTTCTTGgagtacttttttaaatgtcttttcccTGAATAAATTCATCTAAAATTTCAGAATTGACCTAAAATGCACCATAACTTTTagaggtgaacttaatttgaccgtatgtaaacttttgaatgcacgtGTCTGACTGTTAAACGTTTCAGTaattattgcataacatgctatTCTCCACCAAGGTGTTAAGGGCAAAGATCCCAACGTAATTCATGGATCATGATATAAATTTCTGTAATTATGCTCAGGATGCATCCAGCATCATCAAAGCCATAGCTACATGCTTATTTTTAGCTAAAGTCCAAATAtcataaatctaaatatatttgaaaatgacaaCTACCTGTGCACATAACCCAGTCTGTGGACAGAGTCAATGGCCATGACCATTTCAGCCAGGTAGAACTGAGCCATGTCCTCTGGGATCCGGTCGCCAAATTTACTGAGCAAAGTCAGCAGATCTCCCCCTACATAGTAGTCCATCACCAAATACTAGAAGGGGAGTGGATGTGTGGAAAAGATGGCAAAGGGATGAGAATTAGACAGTAAGTGTTATAACCTAGGACATATTTGTACAGTTACTAGACAAAATGGATTGTGTATATACCAGATAATTGTCATCCTGAAATGAATAATGCAACTCTGTTATCCAGTGTCTGTCCCCCTTTAGCAAAACCTCCCTTTCCTCTTGATAACAGGCTGTCTGTAGAAGACACAAATAATAACTGGACAAAAGTAGATTGACAGATGACAAGACACTATACAGATATTTGCACACAATATAGTCGAGTTAGATATCAAACAGAAATACTCAAGGACAATTACATGATTTTTGAAACTGTTAATATCTAGACTTTTCTAACCTCTGGCATCTTTCTCCCCTACTTACCTTACCACTGACTACCTGTTTGTCCTGCACTTGAAATGTCTCATCATTGAATTATCTCTTCTCCTTTATCCAGGCTCTCTTATTAAATCAGCAACTTCACAAAGTGTAAATAGTGCAACTGTGTTTGTCAAACTGAATGTCTCATCTTTTTACAGCAGAAGTTCTTAACATTGTAGAAGTTCTTAACATTGTTCATCAGATTATAAAACTAGGCAAATATTTAATagtgttttataataatttgttaatttagGAGCAAGATGACCACAAGCTGCAGACATAATCCAAAAAATGTGTTACTGTATCACTTTTGTTGCAGATAAGACTAAGGTGTACTTTGGAAGACTTCCTTGTTGCCAAAACACATAGGATGAATACAGATACAGAACTATCCATATTACTTGAGGCTTGTTTATGTGTACCTCTCCTCGCCTCAGCATATCCCACTTGTTCATTATCTTCAAAGCATATACTTGTTGTGTGTTTCGCATCCTTGCCACAGCTACCTGGAAAAGAAAGAACCAAATGGATCATTATATATTAGAAGATATTTCCATGGCTGAATACGGCCTTTCAATCTACTGTGTGAGacactgtgaataaaataaataaataataaaataaggttCATGGGCCCAAATGAGATTTGAGAAGTCTGAAATTACAAAGGCTTGTGTAAATAAATGGATACCACATGCACTGAAAACatcacaataaacaataaaatgaaaagtataATTAAAATTGCTAGCAGGgattgtttaagaaaaaaatgtttaacatatgGTGTTATGGCAGTAACAGTACTCAAGAAAAGACAAAGGATTTGTAAAATTTAAAGTagttgtaaatttattttttcttcttttatgtttagtcttgtttttttcattagactaaataaataatccatATTTGTCTGGAAATAAATCCGATCATATTCAGATCATGCTGACTAAATACTCTAAAATATAATTGCTGCTCCAAATCTCCTCACCTCACTAAATGTGCCTCGGCCAATCACCTTTAGAATGTGAAAGTCTTCTCTTTTGATGCGAGTCTTTTTTACCTGCCTCACCAGGGGCTCAGCTGTGGATAGAGCAGAGATGCCAAAGTCATTTTTATTGTACCATGATTTAGCCTTTATGTCATGGTACACATTATAGGAATAAAGATTTGCTGGTATCAGTATCACCACCAAGAAAATTAGAGATTGTAATAGCAATAGTTTGGGGATTTTAAGATAGAAGTTTTacaaaattaagtaaaatgtatatatttttttaaattaaaactttattatattataaatatgacAAGAATGACAAACTACTGGCCTCTTAAAGTGGTACTAGTAAGCTCAAATGAAAgtaattatttatgtatgtggGTTAGCTGACCTCATAGAAAGGTCCAC
The Channa argus isolate prfri chromosome 24, Channa argus male v1.0, whole genome shotgun sequence genome window above contains:
- the LOC137109058 gene encoding myotonin-protein kinase isoform X1; translated protein: MSTGPGLGADDLAEGPQATGPVGLQTLLDLLVGVYHEFYSSPFAREKYVSGFLKWAEPLVRQVKKTRIKREDFHILKVIGRGTFSEVAVARMRNTQQVYALKIMNKWDMLRRGETACYQEEREVLLKGDRHWITELHYSFQDDNYLYLVMDYYVGGDLLTLLSKFGDRIPEDMAQFYLAEMVMAIDSVHRLGYVHRDIKPDNILLTADGHIRLGDFGSCLKLTEDGMVHSSLAVGTPDYLSPEILRAVEGGGGYGPECDWWALGICAYEMLLGTTPFYSESISETYAKIIHFKEYFEFPPSGPDISGKAHSFITGLICEREIRLGRKGSSDFRNHPFFCGLDWGSLHKLPAPYMPEVSNPTDTSNFDILDDCLSEMETLSDVMDRAPVGVHLAFVGYSYTATSQTGAIDRSQDIMMQIDHTRLKDCKALYATEKLSQLWQLTETLPDNLPALLELPLTLEQGSNAPTNTTTEEEEKTNEISGLDEDLQSRRLQEAEKRYCELENEMERLKEEMQDWTAPKEKELSIFPESLALPAHCVDASGDRLCSCSRKRSPPACHYPLVIPLHRHLLLFHRVWLPQVRSESYLLVCAEGGELQAWERQCYTELS
- the LOC137109058 gene encoding myotonin-protein kinase isoform X2; its protein translation is MSTGPGLGADDLAEGPQATGPVGLQTLLDLLVGVYHEFYSSPFAREKYVSGFLKWAEPLVRQVKKTRIKREDFHILKVIGRGTFSEVAVARMRNTQQVYALKIMNKWDMLRRGETACYQEEREVLLKGDRHWITELHYSFQDDNYLYLVMDYYVGGDLLTLLSKFGDRIPEDMAQFYLAEMVMAIDSVHRLGYVHRDIKPDNILLTADGHIRLGDFGSCLKLTEDGMVHSSLAVGTPDYLSPEILRAVEGGGGYGPECDWWALGICAYEMLLGTTPFYSESISETYAKIIHFKEYFEFPPSGPDISGKAHSFITGLICEREIRLGRKGSSDFRNHPFFCGLDWGSLHKLPAPYMPEVSNPTDTSNFDILDDCLSEMETLSDVMDRAPVGVHLAFVGYSYTATSQTGAIDRSQDIMMQIDHTRLKDCKALYATEKLSQLWQLTETLPDNLPALLELPLTLEQGSNAPTNTTTEEEEKTNEISGLDEDLQRRLQEAEKRYCELENEMERLKEEMQDWTAPKEKELSIFPESLALPAHCVDASGDRLCSCSRKRSPPACHYPLVIPLHRHLLLFHRVWLPQVRSESYLLVCAEGGELQAWERQCYTELS
- the LOC137109058 gene encoding myotonin-protein kinase isoform X4, which gives rise to MSTGPGLGADDLAEGPQATGPVGLQTLLDLLVGVYHEFYSSPFAREKYVSGFLKWAEPLVRQVKKTRIKREDFHILKVIGRGTFSEVAVARMRNTQQVYALKIMNKWDMLRRGETACYQEEREVLLKGDRHWITELHYSFQDDNYLYLVMDYYVGGDLLTLLSKFGDRIPEDMAQFYLAEMVMAIDSVHRLGYVHRDIKPDNILLTADGHIRLGDFGSCLKLTEDGMVHSSLAVGTPDYLSPEILRAVEGGGGYGPECDWWALGICAYEMLLGTTPFYSESISETYAKIIHFKEYFEFPPSGPDISGKAHSFITGLICEREIRLGRKGSSDFRNHPFFCGLDWGSLHKLPAPYMPEVSNPTDTSNFDILDDCLSEMETLSDVMDRAPVGVHLAFVGYSYTATSQTGAIDRSQDIMMQIDHTRLKDCKALYATEKLSQLWQLTETLPDNLPALLELPLTLEQGSNAPTNTTTEEEEKTNEISGLDEDLQRRLQEAEKRYCELENEMERLKEEMQDWTAPKEKELSIFPESLALPAHCVDASGDRKRSPPACHYPLVIPLHRHLLLFHRVWLPQVRSESYLLVCAEGGELQAWERQCYTELS
- the LOC137109058 gene encoding myotonin-protein kinase isoform X6, with translation MSTGPGLGADDLAEGPQATGPVGLQTLLDLLVGVYHEFYSSPFAREKYVSGFLKWAEPLVRQVKKTRIKREDFHILKVIGRGTFSEVAVARMRNTQQVYALKIMNKWDMLRRGETACYQEEREVLLKGDRHWITELHYSFQDDNYLYLVMDYYVGGDLLTLLSKFGDRIPEDMAQFYLAEMVMAIDSVHRLGYVHRDIKPDNILLTADGHIRLGDFGSCLKLTEDGMVHSSLAVGTPDYLSPEILRAVEGGGGYGPECDWWALGICAYEMLLGTTPFYSESISETYAKIIHFKEYFEFPPSGPDISGKAHSFITGLICEREIRLGRKGSSDFRNHPFFCGLDWGSLHKLPAPYMPEVSNPTDTSNFDILDDCLSEMETLSDVMDRAPVGVHLAFVGYSYTATSQTGAIDRSQDIMMQIDHTRLKDCKALYATEKLSQLWQLTETLPDNLPALLELPLTLEQGSNAPTNTTTEEEEKTNEISGLDEDLQSRRLQEAEKRYCELENEMERLKEEMQDWTAPKEKEEEIAPSLPLPTGDSSPPSPAPIPQGLAATGEE
- the LOC137109058 gene encoding myotonin-protein kinase isoform X5 — its product is MSTGPGLGADDLAEGPQATGPVGLQTLLDLLVGVYHEFYSSPFAREKYVSGFLKWAEPLVRQVKKTRIKREDFHILKVIGRGTFSEVAVARMRNTQQVYALKIMNKWDMLRRGETACYQEEREVLLKGDRHWITELHYSFQDDNYLYLVMDYYVGGDLLTLLSKFGDRIPEDMAQFYLAEMVMAIDSVHRLGYVHRDIKPDNILLTADGHIRLGDFGSCLKLTEDGMVHSSLAVGTPDYLSPEILRAVEGGGGYGPECDWWALGICAYEMLLGTTPFYSESISETYAKIIHFKEYFEFPPSGPDISGKAHSFITGLICEREIRLGRKGSSDFRNHPFFCGLDWGSLHKLPAPYMPEVSNPTDTSNFDILDDCLSEMETLSDVMDRAPVGVHLAFVGYSYTATSQTGAIDRSQDIMMQIDHTRLKDCKALYATEKLSQLWQLTETLPDNLPALLELPLTLEQGSNAPTNTTTEEEEKTNEISGLDEDLQSRRLQEAEKRYCELENEMERLKEEMQDWTAPKEKELSIFPESLALPAHCVDASGDVWLPQVRSESYLLVCAEGGELQAWERQCYTELS
- the LOC137109058 gene encoding myotonin-protein kinase isoform X9 produces the protein MSTGPGLGADDLAEGPQATGPVGLQTLLDLLVGVYHEFYSSPFAREKYVSGFLKWAEPLVRQVKKTRIKREDFHILKVIGRGTFSEVAVARMRNTQQVYALKIMNKWDMLRRGETACYQEEREVLLKGDRHWITELHYSFQDDNYLYLVMDYYVGGDLLTLLSKFGDRIPEDMAQFYLAEMVMAIDSVHRLGYVHRDIKPDNILLTADGHIRLGDFGSCLKLTEDGMVHSSLAVGTPDYLSPEILRAVEGGGGYGPECDWWALGICAYEMLLGTTPFYSESISETYAKIIHFKEYFEFPPSGPDISGKAHSFITGLICEREIRLGRKGSSDFRNHPFFCGLDWGSLHKLPAPYMPEVSNPTDTSNFDILDDCLSEMETLSDVMDRAPVGVHLAFVGYSYTATSQTGAIDRSQDIMMQIDHTRLKDCKALYATEKLSQLWQLTETLPDNLPALLELPLTLEQGSNAPTNTTTEEEEKTNEISGLDEDLQRRLQEAEKRYCELENEMERLKEEMQDWTAPKEKGLAATGEE
- the LOC137109058 gene encoding myotonin-protein kinase isoform X8 is translated as MSTGPGLGADDLAEGPQATGPVGLQTLLDLLVGVYHEFYSSPFAREKYVSGFLKWAEPLVRQVKKTRIKREDFHILKVIGRGTFSEVAVARMRNTQQVYALKIMNKWDMLRRGETACYQEEREVLLKGDRHWITELHYSFQDDNYLYLVMDYYVGGDLLTLLSKFGDRIPEDMAQFYLAEMVMAIDSVHRLGYVHRDIKPDNILLTADGHIRLGDFGSCLKLTEDGMVHSSLAVGTPDYLSPEILRAVEGGGGYGPECDWWALGICAYEMLLGTTPFYSESISETYAKIIHFKEYFEFPPSGPDISGKAHSFITGLICEREIRLGRKGSSDFRNHPFFCGLDWGSLHKLPAPYMPEVSNPTDTSNFDILDDCLSEMETLSDVMDRAPVGVHLAFVGYSYTATSQTGAIDRSQDIMMQIDHTRLKDCKALYATEKLSQLWQLTETLPDNLPALLELPLTLEQGSNAPTNTTTEEEEKTNEISGLDEDLQSRRLQEAEKRYCELENEMERLKEEMQDWTAPKEKGLAATGEE
- the LOC137109058 gene encoding myotonin-protein kinase isoform X3, which encodes MSTGPGLGADDLAEGPQATGPVGLQTLLDLLVGVYHEFYSSPFAREKYVSGFLKWAEPLVRQVKKTRIKREDFHILKVIGRGTFSEVAVARMRNTQQVYALKIMNKWDMLRRGETACYQEEREVLLKGDRHWITELHYSFQDDNYLYLVMDYYVGGDLLTLLSKFGDRIPEDMAQFYLAEMVMAIDSVHRLGYVHRDIKPDNILLTADGHIRLGDFGSCLKLTEDGMVHSSLAVGTPDYLSPEILRAVEGGGGYGPECDWWALGICAYEMLLGTTPFYSESISETYAKIIHFKEYFEFPPSGPDISGKAHSFITGLICEREIRLGRKGSSDFRNHPFFCGLDWGSLHKLPAPYMPEVSNPTDTSNFDILDDCLSEMETLSDVMDRAPVGVHLAFVGYSYTATSQTGAIDRSQDIMMQIDHTRLKDCKALYATEKLSQLWQLTETLPDNLPALLELPLTLEQGSNAPTNTTTEEEEKTNEISGLDEDLQSRRLQEAEKRYCELENEMERLKEEMQDWTAPKEKELSIFPESLALPAHCVDASGDRKRSPPACHYPLVIPLHRHLLLFHRVWLPQVRSESYLLVCAEGGELQAWERQCYTELS